From the genome of Chanodichthys erythropterus isolate Z2021 chromosome 17, ASM2448905v1, whole genome shotgun sequence:
TAATTCCTAGTTTTCAGTGTATCGGAAAGTGAGCTTTGTTCCTCGAACAAGGAGGCATCGTAATTATAAAGCGTAAGCCGACCGAGGTGCAGTCACCACCGGCTAAGCACTGAGGGCTGACCCGGCGCTTGGCTTGGAGACGGGGGTGGGATTTCCCGATCTTTTCTGTCATTGgttaatattttattctgttGACATGTTTTCTTACTGCTAATGCTTCCGACACCTTCTTGTCCACCCCCTCTCCTTGAGTCTGGCCGGAGCTGTCAAAACCACGCCTATGGAGGCCCACAATTGGTCCAGAAAGCGTAAAATCAGCAATCAAGGGGGCTTGGTTCATTAGTGCTGGGATCAGAGCAGGAAGGACATGTGAGATAGTTACAGTTGTACAGTGGACAGAGCAAGATCTAACCATTTCAACTCCGTGTCTGAGTAGAATGACTGCGCTTGAATGGACATCCGCATCGAAAGAGTAGCTAATCTTCTTTTTATGAGAGCAACTGTTGGAGAACAGGAATCCCCAAATCTGGCTTCAAAGCGTCGCTGCGCTCACTTTGACTGATATTATTACGGGGACTTCTTGGAAACTAGCAGCTACGGGAGTTAAAGTGGAAGATCCTTACCACTGTCTTTGCTCGCCTTTTCGCGATTTACATTCTGCCAAAATTGCCTTGCTGCGCCTTTCCTTCTCGTAGTGAGACAATCTATCGTCTGGATACGCGCTCCTTTTTGTCAGAGAACACCACTGAATATATTTTTCACTACGATTGTTGGATGCACCGATGAGAGATCCAGTTTTTACAGGGACTGCGATGGCTTACCACCCTTTCCACGCTCACCGGCCGACCGACTTTCCTATGTCAGCTTTTCTCGCGGCCGCGCAACCCTCCTTCTTCCCGGCGCTGACATTGCCTCCCGGGGCTCTCACAAAACCGATCCCGGACCATACCCTTGCCGGAGCCGCGGAGGCTGGGCTCCATCCGGCTCTGAGTCACCATCATCAGGCAGCTCATCTTCGCAGTCTCAAGAGCCTGGAGCCGGAGGAAGAGGTTGAAGACGATCCAAAAGTCACACTGGAAGCGAAGGATCTATGGGACCAGTTCCACAAATTAGGAACAGAAATGGTTATTACGAAATCTGGCAGGTGAGTTCTCAGTTGCTCtatttttagtctttttttccAGTGTTTATACGAGTGAATGTTATGATACACTCCACGGTTTACATATATTCCGCCGACTATTGCACggattaaaaacataaaatagtgTTTCGTTCGATGGCTGTGTAGTTCAGCAGGCCCAGTAAATTCACTACTAAATCTCTGTCGTTTGCACATCGCTCTTGTAGCCTAAGTCATTTAATGTCTTGCGCCCTGAACTGGCTGACCTAATTATTATGTCAAAGagactgtaaaaatgaatgTCTTACTGTCAGAACATGTGTAGCTTACCTGAACGATTCATCTGCTCATTTGACTTATGAAAACGAAATAGGGAAAGTACAAGCGATGCGTATTCTGTGGCTAAGCAAAAGGAAAATAGCTGAGGCTTTATGCAGCTTATATCAATATCAACAAATATTGACTTTCAAGGCACGGTGTGGCACAGTTAAATCGTGCTTTAATATATTTCGTGGTCTGCCTATGTTCTGATGTGACAATATTCTATGTAAATAGCCTGTCACTTTCATGGAAGATTTAATCCTTGCGGCGAGCTAAATTATGTGCAGCCGAGTGACATGTTAATGTAGGCTATTCAATGCCGTTGTTTCATTTAATAAATCTATTTAAGCTAAATAACATCACTGAAAAAGGcgaattattatttgttttttgtttttttatacgTTAAGCTTGCCTTTGACAACATttgcataataaataaaaatactttgatTTATGGACATATTTCCTTTTTCTACAGGAGAATGTTTCCACCTTTTAAAGTCCGCATTAATGGACTCGATAAAAAAGCCAAGTATATTCTATTAATGGATATTGTGGCTGCCGACGACTGCCGTTACAAGTTCCACAACTCTCGCTGGATGGTAGCGGGGAAGGCCGACCCGGAGATGCCAAAGCGAATGTATATACATCCGGATAGCCCAGCTACTGGGGAACAATGGATGGCTAAGCCTGTTGCTTTTCATAAACTGAAGTTAACCAACAACATTTCGGACAAACATGGATTTGTAAGTAACCCATTTTCTTCAATAACcagttttttgtgtgtttcgTGTAGGCCATTtataattgtgtgtttctgtgtaatatataaatataaaattactgCCATCTGTGGGCTGTAATGTTTACGATCGCAACGATTGTCAATGCGTACAATATCGCTGTTTATTCCTGAGTGATGAGAATTATGATTGCactgaaatatataatttaacttACTTAATTTTTTCGGCCCATGTACAATTCTTTGCTGTCGTGACATAAATTTTACCCTTTGTTTCGGCACGTTTACAAACcagatatgttttttttgtttaagtcataattttatTCGTTATGAATAATGATGACATTGTCAGCTTGGTTATGTAATATAAATACTTCATCCTGAGTTTTTTTTCTTGGCCACTGTTACTTCTATTGTTAATGATAGGCGCAGAGCGCTGTAAGTTTTATGAGGGGGTGGAagtaacaaaaaaaatgaagtcAAAGGAATGGAATAGACCCTGGATCACGCTACAGTAAAAGAGTTTACAAATAGCAACGGTGAAAGCGTAATTTGGGCTGTTTTGAGTGAGCGCAGCAACAAAATGTATATAGGTAGAGCGAGCTGTGCTGTCTCTAATGTGTTAGTTTCGGTGAACAATGTTGAGACAGATGCAACGATGCTGAACAATACTCTATACATAAGCAGTCAAATACAGTGTGTGCCCTGCTCCCTTACGCGACTTTCAAACAAATCGACTGGAAACAAATGGAACATTTACATGCATGGCACAACCATTTGATATTTATATGGTCAAATAGAAAATATACACATGTAGCCTTGGTACCTGTGTAGCATCACAtatttgttgtaaaaaaaaaaacgcctcttatttaattatttcagatttattttgtgttataatGATTGCGCCACAAAAGAATACATGTTGCATGTCCGCGTGACTGGTTTCTGTCTACCTGCCACTGGCGCAGGCCTGTTGTTATGTGATTTGACCCAAGAACAATATTTCCACTATTActaaatatattatgtgttatttattGTCTAAAACGATTTTAAAGACCAATGTCTTGAAATGAATAATTATTGTGACAAGCACTAGCCTAATGCTTTCCATTCCTCTTCTTCTTATTAGACCATCCTGAATTCAATGCATAAATACCAGCCCAGGTTCCATATTGTGAGAGCCAACGATATTCTGAAGCTCCCGTACAGTACTTTCAGGACATATGTTTTCCCTGAGACTGATTTTATTGCTGTCACAGCTTATCAAAACGACAAGGTATGTACatatattttgatgaattaaaGTATTCGTTCTCATGGATGTGCACTAGGCCTTTATAATACAACTTTCCTTTTTTCTCATATACTTtgcatttgcatgttttctacGACGTTTGATCGCATTAACTGTTTACATCTTACGCTGACCTTGTCAAGAGGAGTAGCAGCAGTAGTATTTTGAATATGTGGATGCACAATTATatctttaaaacatttcaaattccTCATGTGTCCAGTGCTACTTTCAGCTACTGCTCATGTTAATTGTCGTCTGTGTCCGAGGGGCCTGGTGAGCTTGTCGGTATCGTAAAATTTATGACATAGAGTCACAATCGATTAGCAGGCACTTAAGCTCGCCGGTTTGTCCGGGAGCTACACTCGCTGAGGCAGAGCAATCAAAGCGTGTCAGTTTCTAAACGCAAAAAAGTAGAGGCCATCTAGCTTAGCTTTAAGGAACTTTAAGGCCCTGGTTTCTCCTGAATTTATAGCCTACAGCGTCCAAATCACTTGGGCACAACGAAAATCGTTCTGTTACATCGCTCTGTATTTTCATGGAACTTGTAAAAACTGGCAATGGCTCAAACCACACTATTAATTATTGATAGCAGGTCGGCGTCACTCATCTAGTTCGCCTCTCTTGTTCTCTCTGTTGTGCTTTAGAGAATAACAATTTGACAAATGGAAAATGTTTATTCGTGGAATTTTCTCAGGGGGGTCGTGATTAGATCtttttcattaaacatttttaataattaaattatctCTCTAAAGTAGTCTGCGTAGCGTGTTTAACAGTGTTGGGATAACTGATCACACCACATATAAAAGCTTTTCTTTTTATGCATTTCAATTCTTTTTGAACAAGTTTACTTTTGGATTATGAATTCGTAGAGCACAACGCTGACAACAACAACACTACTGCGATACATAATACTATATTAATACTAATAAACTGATGCTaatcatataaaaacaaatgatgaataatataaacatttattttttttctttgtattcagATAACACAACTGAAGATTGATAATAACCCATTTGCCAAAGGATTCAGAGACACAGGGAATGGAAGGAGGGAAAAAAGGTAGGTTTTGAAACCTTTATAGTTCACATCCATTGTTACGCAATGCAAAATGGCCGAACtcaaagtttttttcttttactgtaTACAGTGTGCAGTGTGGGTCAACTCATTTCATATTTCCTTGATTTAATACTATTTGTATGTATGTTAAAGGAAACAACTGACCCTTCCATCATTACGCATGTATGAGGATCAGTGTAAAGTGGACCGTGATGGCGCGGACTCTGATGCTTCCTCAAGCGAACCTACAACCGGCAGAGATGCTGGTCATTCACCTGGACCGGTTTCCAGCCCACTTAGATTAAACCGAGGCAGCAGAGGTAAGTCTAAaactattaataaattatattgctATGCTTCACGATCACTGAGAGGAAACGAGACTAAATGTCGTATCATTTACAAGACATTGTATTATGCCTTCAGCGTTTTAAGATTGTTTTAATAATTGACAGTcatttaaataaagcatttcTCATGGATCAAATGTGCTGATAAAGTCAGTTTCCCAAACACGTAATAAGATGAAAAAGTGTAGATCAACAAATAGGGCCTAGGATACAGCCCTGAACTAGGATAAATTTCGTTACATTTACATTAGGTCTGTGTTAAGAACtttaaactctttttttttttatggataaTTATTTCTATTTCATCGCATTTATTTTCTTTGGTCTCCTATAGCTAAAAGTTAGCCCACTAGCTACATGTTAATTCAGCAATAGACTACATGCAAAAAGTCGTAAGAACGTGTAGAAAATTACGCCTGGAATTAGCTGAATGTAAAATgctatttgcaaaaaaaatcatatctATATAATGgctactgtatttaatttagtcTTGTATCGTATATGTGgataaaaaatgttttccatCACAGACGACAAAACATGCACTGACAGTGAGCAAGAATTGGACCATCAAGATGAGCGGTGTGGAGGCTCCAGCAGTCCTGGACCAGAGCCTCCATCTCCATTCAGGTCAAGATGTGAGGACCGGGGGCGGGAGAGGCCTGTTGTGGAGAAGAAAGACGATTATCCGGACTCCCGAAAATCAAGCGATTCTATATTTAGCATAAGAAACTTGGAGAAAGACAAACTAGAGAGCAGACCGAGGAAAGACACAGACTTGTCAAAGAAGGACACGGAAAACGGTGGTCTTAGCAGCAGTAAAGACAGCTTCTCTCCTCTGATGGTACAGACAGAGAGTCCGTCACATTTTGGGGCAGGGCACCTTCAGAGTTTGGCGCTCTCCGGTCTACACAGTCAACAGTTCTTTAACCCACTAAACACCGGACAACCTCTATTATTCCACCCTGGACAATTTGCAATGGCACCTGGGGCGTTTTCAGCCATGGGTATGGGACATCTATTGGCTTCAGTATCAGGAGCTGGAGGTCTGGAGAATGGAAGCCTGTCGGCCCAGGGTACTGGGAGCACCACGAGTCCCTTTCCCTTTCATCTTTCTCAACACATGCTTGCCTCTCAGGTAAGGAAACTCTCGtcattaaaatttaaaactaTGTCATGATACTAGCTGTCTGGATATGGAAGCACGTGAACGAAAACAGGCTACATCTAGTGATAGTTTTTGGTGAGATGCTTTTTGGTTATATAGCCTTGCTTGCATGTGTTTGTCAATCGTAATAATGGCGGTCGTACAACTACCAACATAGAAAATACATTGCGTATATATAAATGTAGGCCTATTCTTAAACTTTTACCATTGAATAGAAAAAGCAGATgcagatttttaaatatttccaaATGTCATTGCAAAAAgctaattattcatttaaaaataatgttgaTTCCGTTTTATATTACAatgaatgatatatatatatatatatatatatatatatatatatatatatatatatatatatatatatatatatatatataaaatcccCTTAAAAGTCAATGAATTCGCCTGCCATTGAAATCTGATGGACTGCGAACAGGTGGCACATAATCTGTGCAAATACTGGCTCTCTGAAAATGTGCCATGTAGCAGATCCTCACCTTTCAAACTACTGCATGTTCGGTGTGCTTAAAAGTCGCTAACGAATGTCTCTTATTACAGGGCATTCCTATGCCAACCTTCGGTGGACTTTTCCCGTACCCCTACACCTACATGGCTGCGGCAGCTGCAGCGGCCTCCGCCCTGCCCGCGAGCAGCAGCACGGCCTCCTCGCTCTCCAGGAACCCGTTCTTGAGCAGCTCAACTCGCCCTCGATTGCGATTCAACCCTTACCAGCTCCCCGTGTCGATCCCTCAAAGCACAAACCTGCTTACCACCGGATTGCCAAGCGGCCTAAACCCCTCATCTGAATCGTCTAAATGCGGTAGCAGGGAAACGAGTCCTGTGCCTGATCACAAGTCGGGGGCGAGCCAGAGAAACGGCTCACCTAAAACAACAATGAAGGAATCCATCAATGAACTTCAGAACATTCAGAGACTAGTGAGCGGCATAGAGAGTCAGCGGGAGACTTCCTCACCTAGGGATTCCCCCAAGTGATCAAGCGTCCCCAAACCTATCCAGGGCATGACTTGAATTGCCAGAGGATTTTATTAAGTGGTTCTCTGCGAGAAATTTCATCAAGTACTGTTTTTGCGCATGGATGACTGGAGTGGGAAAAAAGCAGgcaacaagtaaaaaaaaataacaaaagaaaacGTTGGACTTGGTGGTGGAGATCTATGTAGGAAGTGCTGCGAAGACAATCTACGGTGTAGCCTAATTGACTCTGTGTAGAACATGCTGACAAGACCACACCAATctattgaaaaaagaaaagaaaagaaggaatttacaaataaaataattttttatttgcgTAACGTCAGTAGGATCACTGCTGATTGGATGCAATATCTAAATGGTGATTCATAAAACCTGTAGACTGAAAACAACCAAGctacatccaaaaaaaaaaaaaaaaaaaagaaaaaaaaaaagaaattaaaatggaTATTTCAAAAGGGATTGAAATGACAGTTGGACCGCTAGTTAAATCCGACAGACAGTTATACCTGAActatttaatgtaattattaataaaagaaaCCTAATTCTGTAAATAAGCTACAAGGACCTAAGAATATGCAAATTggtattaatttattcaaagcTGTGCATTTGCGTGTACATAATATTTAGAATTTAActcattgcattttttttttttccattttccaCTATGGTTGTTGTAAATGAAAGCTATAGCGTTTGTTGTTTGGAGACAGAAGGTGTTCCTATCTGTGATGCGTTGCTGTTTAATCTGCCTGTGACACGTAATGAAAGCGTGTGCCATCAATGCATTGTAGCAGTCGCTGTAAAAACACTTATCACGCTGCGGGACTCACAAGGTTTGGGAAGCCTCAGGTTAATGTACTCCAACAGAAGAGACCGACATTCATTCCTCTTCTTGAGATGAGTttatataaagaaatatatgAAAGTGTCCCGTTGTGCTGGCTGTCCGgatttttctgttgttgttgttgatgttgttgtaggattctttcacaatttcaataaaaaaaatcaacgtgtttaaatattttacatttatggcACTACGTTACCTTAATAATAAGCTGCACTCTTACTAATGACAGACCAAAATTATAGTAGGCCTAAATGTATTAGGTAAGGAGGAATAACGACAACATAAAACACGTAATACAATTTATTTGGGGGggaaatttatttatataactgcAACATACAAGCAGAAAACAAGTGTTggagtttgttttaaaatgcGGCTATAGTTCAGCCACACCCTCATTATTTGTGATAATAATATGTAATAACATGTAATAacgtgtaataataataaacaatgtttAAGAAGAAATAATATGTGGAAAATAATACGTAGaaatatttatacattcatAATGGTTTTTAAAGTGGTTTTCCAAAACGTAGCATAGCAGCCTATAACAAAAGCTACTGCGCCCTCTGTCGTAGACTCAAGTTCCGGATCATTTTACCCCTCATCAACATCAGTGTGATTTTAAGGCACCGCTACAACGATAGTTGTATTATTAGGCCTTAATAGGCATGTGCAAACTATTTTAATTTAggtatttgtttattattattattttacatgaaAAAGCCTAGGCCACTATtgtaaaaacacaaatacaacacatacaggactaaaataaataaaaaatattaatagaaaTAGCTACAACAATACTCTATAGTCtctaatcataataataataagagtaATCATGTGTGCGAATTACAACTATCTGGACATTTTAGGACCTCATCGAAATCCGAACTGTCTTTTTGGCTTTTACTTTGCTATAGACAAAACACAAacgttttgtgtgtgtgtgtgtgtgtgtgtgtgtgtgtgtgtgtgtgtgtgtgtgtgtgtgtgtgacatatcaggacacaaatttgtataatgacattggtatgacataggtattacaaggaaaggttgacttatgaggacattactccatgtccccatttttccccaggcttataaatcatacagaatgagtttttgtgagaaagtaaaaatacagtttgtacagtataaaaccattacgcctatggaatgtccccacaattcacaaaaaaaaaaaaaaagaaaaaaaaaaaaaaacgtgtgtATGTGATATATTTACGATAATAACCAAATCAAATAATGtcagtttattaatgttttctcTGATGACCCTTACAAAAAAGGGTCTACTGTACGCGATTTATGTTCGCTACGTCTATTTAGCATCAGGTGAAAATATGCACCATGACTGACTTATAATCTAACTTATataatctaataataataataataaatagacTACATAATGGTAGAAAGACCAGAGGTCTAAATTTGAATCCTTTATCGTTTCCAGTGTTTCCTGTGGAGTACAATGCCACCTATTGTTCTGGTTTTTTAAGCCTATTTATAGTCATAGAACTGCAGTGTACGAGTATTTATAGACAAAGCTTGACTCGGAAGCAGAACTACGCTCCACTTTCTCCACTTCCTTTCCTTCATTCTATTTCAGCGACCCAGATTTGTTGTGCTCTTTTTTTGGCACCGACCATTAATGGTCTGAGCGCCCCCAGAACATAGTTTAGGCTGTTGAGCCGTAATGAGTAGATAAGCTAAAGCAGAGAAGAAATATTGGGGGGAAAATACTCTCATGTTATAGCGAAAGGGTTAAGTGCTGCGGATAGGAGGTTAGGGAGGATGAGTGTTTGGACGCCCAGCCACTTTGGCAGCAGACAGCCCTTTGTCCAGCAACCGGCGCCTGTCGCCTGCCTGCCGGCCATGCAGCTTCCCCACACCCGCGTACAAAGGGACAGATCCCGAGAGTTACAGCTCCTAATTAGAGATACCCCCTTGTTTCTCTGCTTTTCTTTTTCGTGCAATAACCACAAGCCCTCGTTTTCATTAAGGGGCCATTGTTAAACGCTGTTATATTCAATTAGCAGACCGAACAACGCAACCTAACACTTTGTCCAAACTAATCAGTCAATGACCAATCAATAGACTGCGATGACAAGCAATTACGGTCCTGGTACTCGACAAAAACCAGCCAAGTGTTTACATATTTAGCTTTAAGTCAACCAAATCGGAAATTGAGAAGGAGCGAATCTTTAGTAGCTACACAGGCCGAAAGTGACATTAAGCGTAGAAGCCAGTTATCAGTTGTTTCTTTTATATTAATGAAAAATTCAGACAAAAGGACCATTGACAACAAGTGGTTTCTCACAGTCGTCTGGGTGAGTTTTTATCTGATCTGCAGAAGCTGAAACTGAACACTGAGAAGCCTGAAAATCTATGAAGGCACTGAGGGGTTGAGATGACTGCTGATATCATTCAATTCTGTGAACCCCAGAAATACCATGTAAAGGGGAGAGAGAAACACTCTTCAGGGCTTATTGCTATTTTAAAGAATTACAGTACCACATCAAAATTACAGCTCACACGCACTAGATTAATCTCTATAATGGTCTGTGAAGAACGTACAGTCTGACACACTTGTCCACTggtgtatttttatatcagtTCATACTAATATTTGGCTGCTGAAGCAGTTTTCAACTCCTAAAATTACTCTGaaaataattgtataatttATGTATGAAATCAAAAAACACCTTCACCTAATATTAATTTCAAACACATTTCcaatatcatattttttaaacacaaacacaataaagccacacaaatgtcaactataAATGAAGGTGATTTCAACATAACTTGCCCTAGCCTGACattaatgaaaaatacttttgtgtttgtcacacatattttaaatgtttaaatttgtaCAATTTATTAATTACAATATTTGCAAGCTAGAACAATGGTTCGTTATTTCTTTACATATTATTTTACACTTGTTGCTGAATTGTTTCACTGTTTTTGCTGAAAAGCC
Proteins encoded in this window:
- the tbx2b gene encoding T-box transcription factor TBX2b, with translation MRDPVFTGTAMAYHPFHAHRPTDFPMSAFLAAAQPSFFPALTLPPGALTKPIPDHTLAGAAEAGLHPALSHHHQAAHLRSLKSLEPEEEVEDDPKVTLEAKDLWDQFHKLGTEMVITKSGRRMFPPFKVRINGLDKKAKYILLMDIVAADDCRYKFHNSRWMVAGKADPEMPKRMYIHPDSPATGEQWMAKPVAFHKLKLTNNISDKHGFTILNSMHKYQPRFHIVRANDILKLPYSTFRTYVFPETDFIAVTAYQNDKITQLKIDNNPFAKGFRDTGNGRREKRKQLTLPSLRMYEDQCKVDRDGADSDASSSEPTTGRDAGHSPGPVSSPLRLNRGSRDDKTCTDSEQELDHQDERCGGSSSPGPEPPSPFRSRCEDRGRERPVVEKKDDYPDSRKSSDSIFSIRNLEKDKLESRPRKDTDLSKKDTENGGLSSSKDSFSPLMVQTESPSHFGAGHLQSLALSGLHSQQFFNPLNTGQPLLFHPGQFAMAPGAFSAMGMGHLLASVSGAGGLENGSLSAQGTGSTTSPFPFHLSQHMLASQGIPMPTFGGLFPYPYTYMAAAAAAASALPASSSTASSLSRNPFLSSSTRPRLRFNPYQLPVSIPQSTNLLTTGLPSGLNPSSESSKCGSRETSPVPDHKSGASQRNGSPKTTMKESINELQNIQRLVSGIESQRETSSPRDSPK